In Nocardioides faecalis, the following proteins share a genomic window:
- the acnA gene encoding aconitate hydratase AcnA: MASKNSFGAKSTLDVGEKSYEIFRLDAVTGEGLDVDSLPFSLKVLLENLLRTEDGANITADDIKALAGWDETAQPDKEIQFTPARVIMQDFTGVPCVVDLATMREAMADLGGDATKINPLAPAEMVIDHSVMADVFGTPDAFERNVEIEYERNRERYQFLRWGQGAFDDFKVVPPGTGIVHQVNIEHLARTVFTREVDGELLAYPDTCVGTDSHTTMVNGIGVVGWGVGGIEAEAAMLGQPVSMLIPRVVGFKLSGELPEGSTATDLVLTITEMVRKHGVVGKFVEFYGPGVSALPLANRATIGNMSPEFGSTIAVFPIDEETTTYLRLTGRSEEQIALVEAYAKEQGLWLDPSAEPRYSEKLELDLSTVVPSLAGPKRPQDRVLVSEAKESFRAALVDYAGEAQDTKGYDEAVEESFPGSDAPSHDPKQSNGEDAPRQHLSAAAADGGRASNPVEVTLEDGTTFTLDHGAVTIASITSCTNTSNPSVMIGAALLAKKAVEKGLQRKPWVKTTLAPGSQVVSDYYNKAGLTPYLDKLGFNLVGYGCVTCIGNSGPLIPEVSAAINENDLAVVSVLSGNRNFEGRISPDIKMNYLASPPLVVAYALAGSMDVDLFNDALGTDNDGNPVYLKDIWPSPAEVEETIRGAINKEMFAESYADVFKGDERWRSLPTPEGKIFTWDEDSTYVRKPPYFEGMPQEPAPVTDIDGARVLLKLGDSVTTDHISPAGSIKADSPAGKYLAEHGVAQRDFNSYGSRRGNHEVMIRGTFANIRLRNQVAPGTEGGFTRDFTQDDARVTTVYDAAENYAEAGIPLVILAGKEYGSGSSRDWAAKGTSLLGVKAVIAESYERIHRSNLIGMGVIPLQFPEGQNAESLGLSGEETFAISGITALNEGTTPRTVKVTTDTGVEFDAVVRIDTPGEANYYRNGGIMQFVLRNLLRS, translated from the coding sequence ATGGCCAGCAAGAACAGCTTCGGCGCCAAGAGCACGTTGGACGTGGGTGAGAAGTCGTACGAGATCTTCCGGCTGGACGCCGTGACCGGGGAAGGTCTCGACGTCGACAGCCTCCCGTTCTCGCTGAAGGTGCTGCTGGAGAACCTCCTGCGCACCGAGGACGGCGCGAACATCACCGCCGACGACATCAAGGCCCTCGCCGGCTGGGACGAGACCGCCCAGCCTGACAAGGAGATCCAGTTCACGCCCGCGCGCGTGATCATGCAGGACTTCACCGGCGTGCCCTGCGTCGTCGACCTCGCCACCATGCGCGAGGCGATGGCCGACCTCGGTGGCGACGCCACCAAGATCAACCCGCTCGCGCCCGCCGAGATGGTCATCGACCACTCCGTCATGGCCGACGTGTTCGGCACGCCCGACGCGTTCGAGCGCAACGTGGAGATCGAGTACGAGCGCAACCGCGAGCGCTACCAGTTCCTGCGCTGGGGCCAGGGCGCCTTCGACGACTTCAAGGTCGTCCCCCCGGGCACCGGCATCGTGCACCAGGTCAACATCGAGCACCTGGCCCGCACCGTCTTCACCCGTGAGGTCGACGGCGAGCTGCTGGCCTACCCCGACACCTGCGTCGGCACCGACTCGCACACCACCATGGTCAACGGCATCGGCGTCGTCGGCTGGGGCGTCGGCGGCATCGAGGCCGAGGCCGCGATGCTCGGCCAGCCGGTCTCCATGCTCATCCCGCGCGTCGTCGGCTTCAAGCTCTCCGGTGAGCTGCCCGAGGGCTCCACCGCCACCGACCTGGTGCTCACCATCACCGAGATGGTCCGCAAGCACGGCGTCGTCGGCAAGTTCGTCGAGTTCTACGGTCCCGGCGTCTCCGCGCTGCCGCTGGCCAACCGCGCCACCATCGGCAACATGTCCCCGGAGTTCGGCTCGACCATCGCGGTCTTCCCGATCGACGAGGAGACCACGACGTACCTGCGCCTGACCGGTCGCTCGGAGGAGCAGATCGCGCTCGTCGAGGCCTACGCCAAGGAGCAGGGCCTGTGGCTCGACCCCTCGGCCGAGCCGCGCTACTCGGAGAAGCTCGAGCTGGACCTGTCGACGGTCGTGCCGTCGCTGGCCGGCCCGAAGCGCCCGCAGGACCGCGTCCTGGTCTCCGAGGCCAAGGAGTCCTTCCGGGCCGCGCTCGTCGACTACGCCGGCGAGGCGCAGGACACCAAGGGCTACGACGAGGCCGTCGAGGAGTCCTTCCCGGGCTCCGACGCACCCTCGCACGACCCGAAGCAGTCCAACGGCGAGGACGCCCCGCGCCAGCACCTCTCCGCTGCCGCCGCGGACGGTGGCCGGGCCTCGAACCCGGTCGAGGTCACCCTCGAGGACGGCACCACCTTCACCCTGGACCACGGTGCGGTGACGATCGCCTCGATCACCTCCTGCACCAACACCTCCAACCCGTCGGTCATGATCGGCGCCGCCCTGCTGGCGAAGAAGGCCGTCGAGAAGGGCCTGCAGCGCAAGCCGTGGGTCAAGACCACGCTGGCCCCCGGCTCGCAGGTCGTCTCCGACTACTACAACAAGGCCGGCCTCACGCCGTACCTCGACAAGCTCGGCTTCAACCTGGTCGGCTACGGCTGCGTCACCTGCATCGGCAACTCGGGCCCGCTCATCCCCGAGGTCTCCGCCGCGATCAACGAGAACGACCTCGCCGTCGTCTCGGTGCTCTCGGGCAACCGGAACTTCGAGGGCCGGATCAGCCCCGACATCAAGATGAACTACCTGGCCTCCCCGCCGCTGGTCGTCGCCTACGCGCTGGCCGGCTCGATGGACGTCGACCTGTTCAACGACGCGCTGGGCACCGACAACGACGGCAACCCGGTCTATCTCAAGGACATCTGGCCCTCGCCGGCCGAGGTCGAGGAGACCATCCGGGGCGCCATCAACAAGGAGATGTTCGCCGAGTCGTACGCCGACGTCTTCAAGGGCGACGAGCGCTGGCGCTCGCTGCCCACCCCCGAGGGCAAGATCTTCACCTGGGACGAGGACTCCACCTACGTCCGCAAGCCCCCTTACTTCGAGGGCATGCCGCAGGAGCCGGCGCCGGTCACCGACATCGACGGCGCCCGCGTGCTGCTCAAGCTGGGCGACTCGGTCACCACCGACCACATCTCCCCGGCCGGCTCGATCAAGGCGGACTCCCCGGCGGGCAAGTACCTCGCCGAGCACGGCGTGGCCCAGCGTGACTTCAACTCCTACGGCTCGCGCCGAGGCAACCACGAGGTCATGATCCGCGGCACGTTCGCCAACATCCGCCTGCGCAACCAGGTCGCGCCGGGCACCGAGGGCGGCTTCACCCGCGACTTCACCCAGGACGACGCTCGGGTCACCACGGTGTACGACGCCGCGGAGAACTACGCCGAGGCCGGCATCCCGCTCGTGATCCTCGCGGGCAAGGAGTACGGCTCGGGGTCCTCGCGCGACTGGGCCGCCAAGGGAACCTCGCTGCTGGGCGTCAAGGCGGTCATCGCCGAGAGCTACGAGCGCATCCACCGCTCGAACCTCATCGGCATGGGCGTCATCCCGCTGCAGTTCCCCGAGGGCCAGAACGCGGAGTCGCTCGGCCTGAGCGGTGAGGAGACCTTCGCGATCTCCGGCATCACCGCGCTCAACGAGGGCACCACCCCGCGCACGGTCAAGGTCACCACCGACACCGGCGTGGAGTTCGACGCGGTCGTCCGCATCGACACCCCCGGCGAGGCGAACTACTACCGCAATGGCGGCATCATGCAGTTCGTCCTGCGGAACCTGCTGCGCAGCTGA